The following are encoded together in the Pleurocapsa sp. FMAR1 genome:
- a CDS encoding type II toxin-antitoxin system YhaV family toxin: protein MSESKPLIINGWRIFAHPLFLSQLEALLNKVEGLRQKYPQGYQKKNATKRLAAINKLAFEIIPQDPTRKEYRQGNTLGSEYKHWFRAKFFQQYKLFFRYHLQQKIIVYAWVNDEKSKRAYESKTDAYRVFKRMLENGYPPDSWEMLLEQAQSITE from the coding sequence TTGTCAGAAAGTAAACCTTTAATCATTAATGGATGGCGTATCTTTGCTCATCCATTGTTTCTGAGTCAGCTAGAAGCATTATTAAACAAAGTAGAAGGCTTGCGCCAAAAATACCCGCAAGGCTATCAAAAGAAAAATGCTACCAAACGATTAGCAGCAATTAACAAACTGGCTTTTGAAATCATTCCTCAAGATCCAACTCGCAAAGAATATCGTCAGGGTAATACTCTGGGTAGCGAATACAAACACTGGTTTCGAGCTAAGTTTTTTCAGCAGTATAAGTTGTTTTTTCGTTATCATCTGCAACAAAAAATTATTGTCTATGCTTGGGTTAATGATGAAAAGTCTAAGCGCGCGTATGAAAGTAAAACTGATGCTTATAGAGTGTTTAAAAGGATGCTGGAAAATGGTTATCCTCCTGATAGTTGGGAAATGCTATTAGAACAAGCACAAAGTATAACTGAATAG
- a CDS encoding RNA-binding domain-containing protein, producing the protein MLVDNCLITIAVIHDMDLEILLEKLDIGESQDFECKTAENNVPKDAWKTISSFANTEGGYIVLGVAEKKGQFQITGVNNSKKQLKDFWDNHNNAQKLSFPICNESDVTVEKIDDKSLIIIKVPKATRTQRPVYINNNPMTGTYKRNYEGDYSCTEDEVRQMLRDASSEPQDSQILEKFDLSDIDPETMRAYRQRFSSREPDHPWLALDDQDLLLKLGGWKRDRNTGKAGLTVAGLLMFGYERSILDAFSHHHLDYQERLSNDPEERWTHRVTLDGKWEGNIFNFYYRIYGRLVKDLDVPFKLDRDAIRKEETHVHQALREALVNTLIHADHLSTRSITVLKFKDRFSFSNPGRLRIPIETLYDGGESDPRNPSLQKMFQMLGLSDKAGSGFPKILRAWREQQWFTPLISEKLDLNITNVALPMLSFIPEDIEQELRELVGDKYCYLKELDRLILVLAHHFGEISNNDIQGFTQKHSRDIGDCLKNLVSNCWLQKYGHGRGTQYSLATSESKNFLSLLQNTSTSQSSSDHLVVNSDHLIESSDHLVVNSDRLIESSDHLENLKAIAKPVRDKGKVPADVMREVILEVCREGFLTLQQLEVILNRTNSTLRTRF; encoded by the coding sequence TTGCTTGTTGATAATTGTTTAATTACGATCGCCGTTATACACGACATGGATTTAGAAATCCTCCTAGAAAAACTCGATATAGGTGAAAGCCAAGATTTTGAGTGCAAAACTGCTGAAAATAATGTACCAAAAGACGCTTGGAAAACTATTTCTTCTTTTGCCAATACGGAAGGAGGGTATATTGTTCTTGGGGTGGCAGAGAAAAAAGGTCAGTTTCAAATTACTGGTGTCAACAATTCCAAAAAACAACTTAAAGATTTTTGGGACAACCATAATAATGCTCAAAAACTCAGCTTTCCTATTTGCAATGAATCTGATGTAACCGTCGAAAAAATTGACGATAAATCTCTCATCATTATTAAAGTTCCCAAAGCAACTCGTACCCAGCGCCCCGTGTACATTAATAACAATCCCATGACAGGGACTTATAAGCGCAATTATGAGGGAGATTATTCTTGTACAGAAGACGAAGTTCGTCAAATGTTGCGAGATGCTAGTAGTGAACCACAAGATTCTCAAATTTTAGAAAAATTCGATCTTAGCGATATCGATCCTGAAACAATGAGAGCATATCGCCAGAGATTTAGCTCTAGAGAACCAGATCATCCTTGGTTAGCACTAGACGACCAAGATTTGCTACTTAAGCTAGGAGGATGGAAACGCGATCGCAATACAGGAAAAGCAGGGCTAACTGTAGCTGGGTTACTAATGTTTGGTTATGAACGAAGTATTTTAGACGCTTTCTCTCACCATCATTTAGACTACCAGGAAAGACTATCTAATGACCCAGAAGAGCGTTGGACACATAGAGTTACTCTTGATGGTAAATGGGAAGGAAATATATTTAATTTTTACTATCGTATTTACGGAAGATTAGTTAAGGATCTAGATGTTCCTTTTAAACTAGACCGAGATGCTATTCGCAAAGAAGAAACTCACGTTCATCAAGCACTTAGAGAAGCTTTAGTTAATACATTGATTCATGCTGATCACTTATCAACCCGATCTATAACAGTTTTAAAATTCAAAGACAGATTTTCATTTTCAAATCCAGGTCGTCTCAGGATTCCCATTGAAACGCTTTACGATGGAGGGGAAAGTGATCCGCGCAATCCCAGTCTGCAAAAAATGTTCCAAATGCTTGGTTTAAGCGATAAAGCAGGTTCTGGATTTCCCAAAATTCTTCGAGCTTGGCGAGAACAACAATGGTTTACACCGTTAATATCTGAAAAACTCGACCTAAATATAACAAATGTTGCGCTGCCAATGCTTAGCTTTATTCCTGAAGACATAGAACAGGAATTGCGAGAACTTGTTGGAGATAAATATTGCTATCTCAAGGAATTAGATCGACTTATTTTGGTATTAGCACATCACTTTGGAGAAATTAGTAACAATGATATTCAAGGCTTTACTCAAAAACATTCCAGAGACATTGGAGACTGTCTCAAAAATTTAGTAAGTAATTGTTGGTTGCAAAAATATGGTCACGGTCGTGGAACACAATATAGTTTAGCAACTTCAGAAAGCAAAAACTTTCTTTCTTTACTGCAAAATACTTCAACTTCTCAGTCAAGCTCCGATCATTTAGTTGTCAACTCCGATCATTTGATAGAAAGCTCCGATCATTTAGTTGTCAACTCCGATCGTTTGATAGAAAGCTCCGATCATTTAGAAAATCTTAAGGCGATCGCAAAACCTGTCAGAGATAAAGGTAAAGTTCCAGCAGATGTAATGCGGGAAGTGATTTTAGAAGTGTGCAGAGAAGGATTTTTAACCTTGCAACAATTGGAAGTAATTCTTAATCGCACTAATTCAACACTTAGAACTAGATTTTAA
- a CDS encoding DUF29 family protein: MTTKIPSLNQLYDRDYHLWLEETAQLLKTKNFS, translated from the coding sequence ATGACTACCAAAATACCAAGTCTTAACCAATTGTATGACCGCGATTATCATTTGTGGCTAGAAGAAACCGCACAACTATTAAAAACTAAAAACTTTAGCTAA
- a CDS encoding type II toxin-antitoxin system PemK/MazF family toxin has product MALNKGDIVLVQFPFSDLSQTKLRPALVLVVSASIDEITLCFISSQKVKSLSASEFAIAKSDREFAETGLKADSKVRVTRIITLERKLILRKIGELSKNQILKLNQILTTAFKLK; this is encoded by the coding sequence ATGGCTTTAAACAAAGGTGACATTGTTTTAGTTCAGTTTCCTTTTAGCGATCTTAGTCAAACTAAATTGCGCCCAGCTTTGGTTTTGGTAGTCAGCGCAAGTATTGATGAAATTACGCTGTGTTTTATTTCTTCTCAAAAAGTTAAAAGTTTAAGTGCTAGTGAATTTGCGATCGCCAAATCTGATCGAGAGTTTGCAGAAACAGGATTAAAAGCTGATTCTAAAGTTAGAGTAACTAGAATTATTACTTTAGAACGTAAGTTGATACTCAGAAAAATTGGTGAATTAAGCAAAAATCAAATACTTAAACTTAATCAAATTTTGACAACTGCATTTAAGTTGAAATAA
- a CDS encoding type II toxin-antitoxin system PrlF family antitoxin yields MSVNQVPDIVRKTLGLNKRDKIAYIINSDGTVTITRYETSEDDPILDKFLDFLAQDIEQNPQQIQPITSETLVRVQSLVGDMNIDLNAPLSDKDE; encoded by the coding sequence TTGTCAGTCAATCAGGTTCCCGATATAGTGCGTAAAACATTAGGTTTGAATAAGCGAGATAAAATAGCCTACATTATTAACTCTGATGGAACAGTTACTATTACTCGCTATGAAACCTCTGAAGACGATCCAATATTAGACAAGTTTCTGGATTTTTTGGCGCAAGACATAGAACAAAATCCGCAACAGATACAACCCATTACTTCAGAAACTTTAGTCCGAGTTCAATCTTTAGTCGGTGACATGAACATAGATTTGAATGCACCGTTATCTGATAAGGATGAATAA